From Aquabacter sp. L1I39, the proteins below share one genomic window:
- a CDS encoding NAD-dependent epimerase/dehydratase family protein: METNLRAQKTCLVLGGRGFIGSHLVAALAAEGWRVRSFDRAGSKPLVRYGLCPSLEQLDGDFTDAADVARAVEGCEVCFHLVSTTLPKTSNDDPLFDVESNLLSSIRFLQQAHKAGVKRVVFVSSGGTVYGPPRELPIPETHATDPQCSYGIVKLAIEKYLELFRELHGLDYRILRLSNPFGEGQRLQASQGAVAVFLGKALRGERIEIWGDGTVVRDYVHISDVVAALTRAATAPTKSRVFNIGSGEGLSLNGLLDGIEHVLGRPARRVYLNARAFDVPVNLLDIGRARQELGWAPRLSFIEGLMRFAAALDDSAVGGAAGVGR; encoded by the coding sequence ATGGAGACGAACCTGCGCGCACAGAAGACCTGCCTGGTTCTGGGAGGGCGCGGCTTCATCGGCAGCCATCTGGTGGCGGCGCTCGCTGCCGAGGGTTGGCGCGTGCGCAGCTTCGACCGCGCGGGTTCCAAGCCGCTCGTGCGTTACGGCCTCTGCCCCAGCCTGGAACAGCTGGACGGCGACTTCACCGATGCCGCCGATGTGGCGCGGGCCGTGGAGGGCTGCGAGGTGTGTTTTCACCTCGTTTCCACCACGCTGCCCAAGACATCCAACGACGACCCGCTGTTCGACGTGGAGAGCAATCTCCTGTCCTCGATCCGGTTTCTCCAGCAGGCGCACAAGGCGGGTGTGAAGCGGGTGGTGTTCGTGTCGTCGGGGGGCACCGTCTATGGCCCGCCGCGCGAGCTGCCCATTCCCGAGACCCATGCCACCGACCCCCAATGCTCCTATGGCATCGTCAAGCTGGCGATCGAGAAGTATCTGGAGCTGTTCCGAGAACTGCACGGGCTGGATTACCGCATCCTGCGCCTGTCCAACCCCTTCGGCGAGGGCCAGCGGCTGCAGGCGAGCCAGGGGGCCGTGGCGGTCTTTCTCGGCAAAGCCCTGCGCGGCGAGCGCATCGAAATTTGGGGTGACGGTACGGTGGTGCGCGACTACGTGCATATCAGCGACGTGGTCGCCGCGCTCACCCGCGCCGCGACAGCGCCGACGAAGTCCCGGGTCTTCAATATCGGCTCCGGCGAGGGCCTGTCCCTGAACGGGCTGCTGGACGGGATCGAACACGTGCTCGGCCGGCCTGCTCGGCGCGTCTATTTGAACGCCCGGGCTTTCGACGTTCCGGTGAACCTGCTCGACATCGGCAGGGCGCGGCAGGAACTGGGCTGGGCGCCCCGGCTGAGCTTCATCGAGGGTCTGATGCGCTTTGCGGCCGCGCTGGACGACAGCGCCGTCGGCGGTGCCGCGGGGGTGGGCCGCTAG
- a CDS encoding class I SAM-dependent methyltransferase, producing MGEIFDRPAPSEELEWTGERLTSAVSGQIEIEHLHRYFFARAFCRGVDVLDVAAGEGYGSSLLAQVARSVVGVEVDPAAAAHAARAYGKANLSYVNGDARALPLPDACVDVVVSFETLEHFFEHDLFLAEVKRVLRPGGTFIISSPDRDVYSPLGSGANPYHVNELTRQEFERLLARHFRNSAMLLQRPMLGSVLFPDGPARGVLSFERRGEDHYEACEGLPRAPYNLVVASDADVALPQASVFFESSAIGEILAQVDAHKAGEAALAQRSGAMRAQMQAAEDGTRAAFARARRAEDALDQMARTCRAELDALAAGLRDELDSLSLTLDRHAALAAGRVGDPGDPERLLATLRENLREADDLVRRQVGRVGGFVEGLSAAFAVSRVAREDFHLPTAAAGGGTADGQGAAPAGAGAMVGDVAASAGAGGGHAPASPDQAELALLRDTVSALQTQIATLQSQKEAMGLSYRIQSSMVQKLRNAEGDGKQTCVEDDVYAGALVSARRENEELRSELEDWKGLFEHTRGSVESALRVSGVRLMPKAARSWLRRKIYGPRWIR from the coding sequence ATGGGTGAGATTTTTGATCGACCGGCTCCCTCCGAAGAATTGGAATGGACTGGCGAGCGACTGACCAGCGCTGTTTCCGGCCAGATCGAGATCGAGCATCTGCACCGCTATTTCTTTGCCAGGGCTTTCTGCCGGGGGGTGGATGTCTTGGATGTGGCCGCCGGGGAGGGCTATGGCTCCAGCCTCCTTGCCCAGGTGGCGCGCTCGGTGGTCGGGGTGGAGGTGGACCCGGCGGCGGCCGCCCATGCGGCCCGCGCCTATGGCAAGGCCAATCTGTCTTACGTGAACGGTGACGCCCGCGCCCTGCCGCTGCCCGATGCCTGCGTCGATGTGGTGGTCTCCTTCGAGACGCTGGAGCACTTCTTCGAGCACGACCTGTTTCTCGCCGAGGTCAAGCGCGTCCTGCGCCCTGGGGGCACCTTCATCATCTCCTCGCCGGACCGGGACGTCTATTCCCCGCTCGGCAGCGGCGCCAACCCCTATCACGTGAACGAACTTACGCGGCAGGAGTTCGAGCGGCTTCTCGCCCGCCATTTCCGAAACAGCGCCATGCTGTTGCAGCGACCGATGCTCGGCTCCGTGCTGTTCCCCGACGGCCCGGCGCGCGGCGTCCTGTCCTTCGAGCGCCGGGGGGAGGACCATTACGAGGCCTGCGAGGGCCTGCCCCGCGCGCCCTACAATCTGGTGGTGGCCTCCGACGCGGACGTCGCGCTACCGCAGGCCTCGGTCTTCTTCGAGAGCAGCGCCATCGGAGAAATCCTGGCCCAGGTGGACGCGCACAAGGCGGGCGAAGCGGCGCTCGCGCAGCGCAGCGGGGCCATGCGCGCCCAGATGCAGGCGGCCGAGGACGGCACCCGCGCCGCATTTGCCCGCGCCCGGCGGGCCGAGGACGCCCTCGACCAGATGGCCCGGACCTGCCGTGCCGAATTGGACGCCCTGGCCGCCGGCCTGCGCGATGAGCTGGACAGCCTGTCCCTCACCCTCGACCGCCACGCCGCCCTTGCCGCCGGCCGGGTGGGCGACCCGGGCGACCCGGAACGGCTCCTTGCCACCTTGCGCGAGAATCTGCGGGAGGCCGACGACCTGGTGCGACGCCAGGTTGGGCGTGTCGGAGGCTTTGTGGAGGGGCTGTCCGCCGCCTTCGCCGTCAGCCGCGTGGCGCGGGAGGACTTCCACCTGCCCACCGCGGCGGCGGGGGGTGGGACGGCCGACGGGCAGGGAGCGGCTCCGGCCGGCGCCGGGGCGATGGTGGGCGATGTTGCGGCTTCTGCAGGGGCAGGCGGAGGACACGCCCCCGCAAGCCCAGATCAGGCTGAACTGGCGCTTCTTCGGGACACCGTAAGCGCGTTACAAACCCAAATCGCCACGCTCCAGTCCCAGAAGGAGGCCATGGGGCTTTCCTACCGCATACAATCGTCCATGGTGCAGAAACTGCGGAATGCGGAAGGTGACGGCAAGCAAACCTGCGTAGAAGATGACGTCTATGCTGGTGCCTTAGTGAGTGCCAGAAGAGAAAATGAAGAATTGAGGAGCGAGCTTGAAGACTGGAAGGGGCTTTTTGAACATACGCGCGGTTCAGTTGAAAGTGCGTTACGTGTGTCGGGCGTCCGGTTGATGCCGAAGGCGGCGCGATCCTGGCTTCGACGGAAAATATACGGACCACGTTGGATACGGTGA